CGTTTGCAATGGGTTCCCAGCGGCTCTATGACTACATTGACAACAATCCAATGTTTGAGTTCCATCCGGTTGATTATACCAATGACCCGTTTGTCATCGCCCAGAATGAGAAAATGGTCTCAATCAATTCGGCACTGGAGATCGACCTTACCGGTCAGGTGTGCGCGGATTCCATCGGTTACAAGTTTTACTCCGGTATCGGGGGTCAGCTTGATTTTGTCCGGGGCGCGGCGCGTTCAAAGGATGGCAAGCCGATCATCGTTCTGAAGTCAACCAGGGACAACGACCAGTTTTCGCGGATTGTGCCGGTGCTTTCTGAAGGTGCCGGTGTGGTAACATCGCGCGGCGATGTCCATTATGTTGTTACCGAATGGGGTGTTGCCTATCTTCACGGTAGGTCAATAAGGGAGCGGGCGCTGGCATTGATTTCCATTGCCCATCCAAAGTTCCGGGCAGAACTTTTGCGTCAGGCAAAGGAGCGGCATTATGTGTATCAGGACCAGCCTGAGGAGTCGCTGGTCTATGCCCGCTATCCTGAGGAGTTTGAGACCAAGGTGAAACTGCCTGATGGCAGCACAATATTCATCAGACCGATAAAACCAACCGATGAGCCGGGAATGCGGGAGCTGTTCTACTCATTTTCAAGGGATACGGTTTTCTACCGCTTCTTCAGTTATATCAAGGCGATGCCCCATGATAAACTGACCAGGTTTGTAAATATTGACTACGAGAAGGAGATGGCGCTGGTGGCGATTGTGCGCAAGAATGGTGAGGAGCAGATTGTGGGTTCTACCCGCTACTATGTTGACCCGGCAACTGGACTTGCTGAGTTTGCCATTGAGGTGATGGATGAGTTTCAAAACAAGGGCATTGGCACCGCGCTGTTCAATCACCTGATTCGGGTGGCGAGGATGAAGGGTGTAAAGGGGTTTGTTGGCTATGTCCTTGATTCCAATACCCGTGCCTATCGCTTGGTGACCAAGACCGGTTTTCCTCTCGAGACGAAGTGGGAGGACGGGGTTTACATCCTGACATTGAGGTTTGAGAAATGAGTTCAACCAACCTTGATTTTATCTTCAAACCCCGTTCGGTGGCGGTGCTGGGCGCTTCTAATCGGGAGGGTTCGGTTGGTCGGGCGCTCTTTGCCAATATCCTCTTCAATGGCTATACCGGTGTTGTCTATCCGGTCAATCCGAAGGCGAAGAGCGTCTTAGGGGTAAAGACATTTCCCTCAATCCTTGATATTGAGGATGAGATTGACCTGGCGATTCTGATTGTGCCCGCGGTTACGGTTCCTGCTGTTCTTGCCGAATGCGGTCAGAAAAAGGTGAAGGGGGCGATAGTTATCTCTGCCGGGTTCAAGGAGTTGGGACCAACAGGTGCGGCATTGGAACAGGCGGTAAGGGAAAGGGCAAGAACCTGGGGGATAAGGCTTATCGGTCCCAACTGCTTCGGGATGATTAATACCAGCCCAGAGGTGCGGTTGAACACCACCTTTGGCAGGGTGATGCCAAGATATGGTAACATTGCGCTAATCTCCCAGTCGGGTGCTGTTGGGGTCAATGCGCTCGAGTATGCTGATGCCGAGGAGGTTGGGCTTTGTAAGTTTGTCTCTATCGGCAACAAGGCGGACATTAATGAGTGTGACCTCCTGGCTTATCTGAAGGATGACCCCGAGACCGATGTCATCGCCCTTTATCTTGAGGATTTGGTAAACCCTCCTGAGTTTATGCGCATCGCCCGGGAGATAACCTCCCATCCGAAAAGACCGAAGCCGATTCTGGCAATCAAGGCGGGCAGGACCACCGAAGGGGCAAAGGCGGCATCATCCCATACCGGTGCCCTTGCCGGTTCTGATGAGGCATACAACGCCTTCTTTGCCCAGGCAAGGGTCCTGCGCGTTGAAACCGTTAACGAGCTGATTGCCAAGGCGGCATCACTGGCATATCAGCCCAGACCGCGCGGTCCCAGGGTGGCGATAATTACCAATGCCGGTGGTATCGGGATTATGGCAACCGACGCCTGCATCCGTAACGGTCTGAAGATGGCAAATCTGACCGAAAGGACCAGGGCAGAACTGAAGAAGGTTCTGCCTGCAGCAGCCTCAACTAACAATCCGGTTGACATCATCGGGGATGGTGATGCCAATCGCTATCGTGCCGCATTCAGGATTCTACTCCAGGATGAGAATGTTGACGGGGTTATTCCTATCTGGACACCAACGGTTGTTGCTGAGGCGATTGACATCGCCAATGTGATTGTTGAGGAGAGCGAAAATACGGACAAGCCCATCCTTGCCTGTATTCAGACAATGGGCGACAGCACCGCAATTAGACGGACACTTTTGCGGCGCCGCATCCCTCATTACCACTTTCCCGAAAATGCCGCCCGAGCGCTGGCAACGATGGCAGAGTTTTCCAGGATGAGCCAAAGACCGCCAGGTGAGGTTGTTGTCTACAATGATGTTGACCGGGAGAAGGTGCGGAAACTGGTTATGCAGGCAAAGAGCCGTCCCCGTCCCTATCTTTCCGAGCCCGAGTGCCACGAGATTCTGAAAGCCTACGGTTTACCGGTTGTCCAATTTGAACTTGTCAAAAGTCAAGATGAGGCGGTAAAGGCGGCAGAGCGGATTGGTTATCCGGTGGTGATAAAGATTGTCTCACCTGACATCCTGCATAAGACCGAGTTCGGCGGGGTGCGCATCAACCTGAAGGGAGAAGAGGAACTGCGCAGCGCCTATGATGCGATGATGGAACAGGTCAAGGGCAGAAAGCCGGATGCAGAAATCTGGGGTGTGATGGTGCAGAAGATGGCAAGGTCCAGTGGTCTGGAAACAATCCTCGGTATGAAGCGTGACCCGCATTTTGGTCCAATTTTGATGTTCGGGCTGGGTGGGATTCTTGTTGAGGTTTTGAAGGATGTGACCTTCAGGGTCGCACCGGTAAATGACCTTTCAGCCGATTCAATGATAACCGGGATTAAGGCATACCGGTTGCTCGAACCCTTCCGCGGTCAGCCCGCAAGGGACAAAAGGGTGATCAAGGATTGTATCCAGCGCCTTTCCCAACTGGTGACCGATTTTACCGATTTTGATGAGATTGATATCAACCCGTTATTTGTCTATTACGAGGGGGAGGGTGCGGCAGCGATTGATGCCCGGATACTTTTGCGCTGAGAGATAATGGAGCTGACCCGATTCGAACGGGCGACCCCCTGCTTGCAAAGCAGGTGCTCTCCCAACTGAGCTACAGCCCCAAAACAGTCTATTTATCATAGCGAGCCCTTTCGGGATGTCAATACAATCTATATCCGGGCGAGCGCCTGTTCCAAATCCCAGATTAAATCATTAACATCTTCAATACCCACCGAAAGCCTGATCAAACCATCGGTAATACCCGCCTTTTGCCTTATCGCTGGTGGCATTGAGGCGTGGGTCATTGATGCTGGGTGCTGAATCAGGCTCTCAACACCTCCAAGACTGACCGCCAGGATAAAGATTTGGGTGGCATCAAGGAGTTTACGCGCTGCGTCAAATCCGCCTTTGAGTTCAAAGGTTATCAGACCACCAGGAGCGCTCATCTGTCTTTTTGCCAGTTCAAACTGGGGGTGGCTTGGTAAGCCGGGAAAACGGACCCAGGAGACCTTGGGATGGGACTCAAGGAACTCGGCAACCTTCTGGGCGTTTTCCGAATGGCGTTGCATCCGCAGGGCAAGGGTCTTGATACCCCTTAACACCAAAAATGCCTCAAACGGAGCCAAAACCCCGCCCCAGTGATTGAGGGTCTTACGCAACCGTTCATAAAGTTTTTCATCCTTGACGATGATGGCACCACCGACAACATCGGCATGCCCGTTAAGAAATTTTGTCAGGGAGTGAACAACAATATCCGCACCCAGTTTTAGCGGCTGCTGGAGAACCGGGGAGGCAAAGGTGTTGTCAACAACAAGTAAGGCGCCCCTTTTGTGGCAAATCTTGGCGATGGCGCTGATGTCAGCGATAACCAAGGTGGGGTTGCCCGGGGTCTCAATAAAGACCAGCCTGGTCTCAGGCAGAAATGCCGCCGCCACCTCGTTGATATTGGAACTGTCAACAAATGTTGATTTTATTCCGAGACGGCTTAAATAGTTCTCTAAAAGGGTTGCGGTTGGTCCATAAACCGATTGTGAACAGATGATGTGCTCGTTAGCCGATACCAGTCCGGTAAATAGGGTTTGAATCGCTGCCATACCCGAGGCGGTGGCAAGGGATTTCTTGCCGCCCTCAAGACAGGCAAGGCAGTCCTCCAAGAGTTCAACCGTAGGGTTGAGCATCCTTGAGTAGATGTAGCCCGAAGTCTTGCCGGCAAAGAGGTCAGCACCGTGCTGGAAGTCAGCAAAGCGAAAGGTTGATGAGGCGTATATGGGCTCAACCACCGGACCTACCTTTTCTGGCGGCGAACTGCTGTGAACGCACATCGTCTTGATGTCAATATCTTTTTTCATATTTTGTTGCTCCTTTTTATTAGGATGCCACAATTTTTCCCTCTGTCAATCTTTAACCGCATCTCCGGGCAAGAATAGGTTTATGTATAAATACACAAAATTCAGTGGGGTGAAATTTAGTTATGTCTCGCATTTTCAAAACTTAGCAAAATTTCACCTTTTGTGGGGGGACTATCCCCGTGGTAATTTTGGTCATTAATTGTTCCTTGATTTTGGCAGGGATGTGGCTATTATTCGAGCGTGCTGTTCTATTTATTTTTGATAATTTCCTTGGCGCCTCAGGAGCGGCTGGAGTATGATATCAAGTACGGTCCGGTGGTCTTGGGTTCAATGGTCTTGGAAAGGCTTGGTCCGGAGAGCCTTGATGGTAAAAGGTATGAGCGTCTGCGGGCAGAGGTTGAGATTGATGAGCATCTCTCCTGGATATTCTGGGCGAAATACAAGTTTGAGAGCTGGTGTGATGCTGATAACTGGCTGACATCTCGCTCAAGTAAATGGACAAGGGAAAAGAACTACGAGGCAAACTGGAGCGCAACCTTTGACCAAGAAAATAAACTGGCGCGCTATGATGATGGCAAAGAGATTGTTTTGCCCGACTCCTGCCGGGATATGCTGACCCTGTGGTTTTATTTGCGGAGGGTTAACTGGTATCAAGGTGAAACATTGGTAATTAACAGCCATATTGACCGGCGCAACTGGCAGGTCAGGTTTATCACCTCTGGAAAACAAAGGGTGCGCACCAAGGCAGGAGAGTTTGACTGTCTGATTGTCTCCCCGGCAACCACAGGACCATTAGGAACGGTCTTTATCTCCGAGGATAAGCAACGGCTGCCGGTGGTTATTCGTACCCGTGCCGGAGGCTTGACCGTCAGCGCCTATCTGCGTAAGATTAAAAGGAGTTTATGAAAAATCTTTATGCGGTAATCTTGTGCGGAGGCAAGGGCGAGAGGTTCTGGCCCAAGAGCCGGGCAAATCTGCCCAAGCAGTTTGTTACCCTCTTCGGTAAACACTCCCTTACCAAAGAGACAAGCGAGCGCATCAAAAAACTTTGCCCGCTCAACCGGCAGCTGTTTGTTGCACCCAGCCGTTTTGCACCACTCCTGAAAAAGGAGATAAAGGTAAAACCTCAAAATCTGATTTTGGAGCCAACAGGAAGAAACACCGCACCGGCAATCGGTCTATCAGCAGCAATGCTTTATCAGCGTGACCCAGATGCGGTGATGGTGGTTCTGCCTGCCGACCATATTATCGCACCCGCATCTTCTTTTCTCAAAGCGGTGAAACTGGCAGCAGCTGTTGCCCAGCAGGGGAGACTGGTCACATTTGGGGTCGTTCCCACAAGACCCGACACCGGTTACGGCTATATCCATTTTGGAGAGGAGATTTATAAGAGAGCGGGCTTATCTGCCTATCAGGTCTTGGAATTCAAGGAGAAGCCGGATTTGGCAACCGCCAGACGGTATGTGAAAAGCGGCAGATATCTCTGGAACTCAGGGATGTTTGTCTGGCGGGCTGATGCGATTCTTGCTGCCTTTCAACGGTTTATGCCTGAGTTTTACAACCAACTATCGGCTTTTACCGCTGTTATTGGCACGGGCAAGGAAAAAGGGATGATTGAAAGAATATATCACAGGGTGGAGTCAATCTCAGTTGACTATGCGATAATGGAAAGGGCGGACAATGTGGCTGTGGTCAGAAGCGATTTCCAATGGGATGATGTTGGCTCCTGGCTGGCTCTGGAAAGGAGGTTTCCGAAAGACAAGGATGGCAATGTTTGTGCCGGGCTCTGGTTTGGGAGGGACACCAGGAATTGTATTATCTATTCAGATGATGGTGTGATTGCCACGCTCGGACTAAAAGACCTTGTCATCGCCCGTTCTGACGATGCGCTTCTGGTTGCGCACAAATCTGCGATTGGTCGATTAAAAGAACTCCTTGGAGAAATGGCTCAGGACCAAAAAGGGAAAAAATTTCTGTGAAAATACTTCTTGCCACCCACAATCAGTTTAAGGCAAATGAGGTGCGCCAGATTTTTCAGGGAAATAACCATGAGGTTTTGACGTTAAATGAGGTCTGCCCGGAACTGAAGATAACCGAAGATGGTTCAACATTTGCAGAGAATGCCCGCAAAAAGGCAAGAACCGCATTTACCCGGACAGGGATGTGGACATTGGGTGAGGACTCGGGTCTTGAGATTGATGCCCTTAATGGCTTGCCCGGAATAATGTCGGCAAGGTTCATCCGTGAAGATGCGACTGACATCGAGCGGAACCGGCGAATTCTTTTGATGATGATTGCGGTGCCAGAGGAGAAACGCACCGCCAGGTTTCGCTGTGTTGTCTGTCTTATTGAACCCGGTGGTAAAG
The DNA window shown above is from candidate division WOR-3 bacterium and carries:
- a CDS encoding aminotransferase class I/II-fold pyridoxal phosphate-dependent enzyme; its protein translation is MKKDIDIKTMCVHSSSPPEKVGPVVEPIYASSTFRFADFQHGADLFAGKTSGYIYSRMLNPTVELLEDCLACLEGGKKSLATASGMAAIQTLFTGLVSANEHIICSQSVYGPTATLLENYLSRLGIKSTFVDSSNINEVAAAFLPETRLVFIETPGNPTLVIADISAIAKICHKRGALLVVDNTFASPVLQQPLKLGADIVVHSLTKFLNGHADVVGGAIIVKDEKLYERLRKTLNHWGGVLAPFEAFLVLRGIKTLALRMQRHSENAQKVAEFLESHPKVSWVRFPGLPSHPQFELAKRQMSAPGGLITFELKGGFDAARKLLDATQIFILAVSLGGVESLIQHPASMTHASMPPAIRQKAGITDGLIRLSVGIEDVNDLIWDLEQALARI
- a CDS encoding acetate--CoA ligase family protein → MSSTNLDFIFKPRSVAVLGASNREGSVGRALFANILFNGYTGVVYPVNPKAKSVLGVKTFPSILDIEDEIDLAILIVPAVTVPAVLAECGQKKVKGAIVISAGFKELGPTGAALEQAVRERARTWGIRLIGPNCFGMINTSPEVRLNTTFGRVMPRYGNIALISQSGAVGVNALEYADAEEVGLCKFVSIGNKADINECDLLAYLKDDPETDVIALYLEDLVNPPEFMRIAREITSHPKRPKPILAIKAGRTTEGAKAASSHTGALAGSDEAYNAFFAQARVLRVETVNELIAKAASLAYQPRPRGPRVAIITNAGGIGIMATDACIRNGLKMANLTERTRAELKKVLPAAASTNNPVDIIGDGDANRYRAAFRILLQDENVDGVIPIWTPTVVAEAIDIANVIVEESENTDKPILACIQTMGDSTAIRRTLLRRRIPHYHFPENAARALATMAEFSRMSQRPPGEVVVYNDVDREKVRKLVMQAKSRPRPYLSEPECHEILKAYGLPVVQFELVKSQDEAVKAAERIGYPVVIKIVSPDILHKTEFGGVRINLKGEEELRSAYDAMMEQVKGRKPDAEIWGVMVQKMARSSGLETILGMKRDPHFGPILMFGLGGILVEVLKDVTFRVAPVNDLSADSMITGIKAYRLLEPFRGQPARDKRVIKDCIQRLSQLVTDFTDFDEIDINPLFVYYEGEGAAAIDARILLR
- the rdgB gene encoding RdgB/HAM1 family non-canonical purine NTP pyrophosphatase, producing the protein MKILLATHNQFKANEVRQIFQGNNHEVLTLNEVCPELKITEDGSTFAENARKKARTAFTRTGMWTLGEDSGLEIDALNGLPGIMSARFIREDATDIERNRRILLMMIAVPEEKRTARFRCVVCLIEPGGKEEIFEGVCEGRIAHTIRGIHGFGYDPIFIPEGYTQTFAELGQAVKNRISHRARAFQKVLNYLQTRLSSVAGLT
- a CDS encoding mannose-1-phosphate guanylyltransferase, with the protein product MKNLYAVILCGGKGERFWPKSRANLPKQFVTLFGKHSLTKETSERIKKLCPLNRQLFVAPSRFAPLLKKEIKVKPQNLILEPTGRNTAPAIGLSAAMLYQRDPDAVMVVLPADHIIAPASSFLKAVKLAAAVAQQGRLVTFGVVPTRPDTGYGYIHFGEEIYKRAGLSAYQVLEFKEKPDLATARRYVKSGRYLWNSGMFVWRADAILAAFQRFMPEFYNQLSAFTAVIGTGKEKGMIERIYHRVESISVDYAIMERADNVAVVRSDFQWDDVGSWLALERRFPKDKDGNVCAGLWFGRDTRNCIIYSDDGVIATLGLKDLVIARSDDALLVAHKSAIGRLKELLGEMAQDQKGKKFL
- a CDS encoding DUF3108 domain-containing protein; translation: MLFYLFLIISLAPQERLEYDIKYGPVVLGSMVLERLGPESLDGKRYERLRAEVEIDEHLSWIFWAKYKFESWCDADNWLTSRSSKWTREKNYEANWSATFDQENKLARYDDGKEIVLPDSCRDMLTLWFYLRRVNWYQGETLVINSHIDRRNWQVRFITSGKQRVRTKAGEFDCLIVSPATTGPLGTVFISEDKQRLPVVIRTRAGGLTVSAYLRKIKRSL
- a CDS encoding GNAT family N-acetyltransferase, which produces YLKDKKDLGVHTEVFSDGIIDLIEAGVITNRKKTLHPGKVIASFAMGSQRLYDYIDNNPMFEFHPVDYTNDPFVIAQNEKMVSINSALEIDLTGQVCADSIGYKFYSGIGGQLDFVRGAARSKDGKPIIVLKSTRDNDQFSRIVPVLSEGAGVVTSRGDVHYVVTEWGVAYLHGRSIRERALALISIAHPKFRAELLRQAKERHYVYQDQPEESLVYARYPEEFETKVKLPDGSTIFIRPIKPTDEPGMRELFYSFSRDTVFYRFFSYIKAMPHDKLTRFVNIDYEKEMALVAIVRKNGEEQIVGSTRYYVDPATGLAEFAIEVMDEFQNKGIGTALFNHLIRVARMKGVKGFVGYVLDSNTRAYRLVTKTGFPLETKWEDGVYILTLRFEK